The following proteins are co-located in the Shouchella hunanensis genome:
- the yfmF gene encoding EF-P 5-aminopentanol modification-associated protein YfmF, translating to MTDLQVKSTEQNGLHLHLGATDKFKTISIMLMVNAPLQEETVTARALIPHVLQGGTKDHPNRKRLKQKLEEMYGATLTADVQKKGEAQVITFRMDVASEQYLKDSVSLVEEALTLLHQLVYQPVLEDGVFVTQTVEQEKRSLKQRIASIYDDKMRYANVRITEEMFQHEAYRLPPYGREKDLDQLNSQTLYDAYQSMLEQDRFDLYVIGSFQEEEVKQTVSRVFTEQHKAVNTVKPTKADKEIEQVHIVHDEQQVKQGKLHLGYRTHSTFSDDDYEAARVGNALFGGFPSSKLFINVREKESLAYYAASQIESHKGVLMVMSGIEFDKYDRAVEIIQEQEKAMKKGDFSEAEVEQAKGMLLNQALEALDAPRGIAELSYHEIVANHRKSIQERIENIKTVTKEDVVRAVSKWELDTIYFLKGQGEKA from the coding sequence TTGACGGATTTACAAGTGAAATCGACGGAACAAAATGGGTTACATCTTCATTTAGGTGCCACAGATAAGTTTAAAACAATTAGCATCATGTTAATGGTAAATGCGCCACTTCAAGAAGAAACGGTGACGGCAAGAGCGCTAATTCCTCATGTTCTTCAAGGTGGAACAAAAGATCACCCAAATCGTAAGCGATTAAAACAAAAGCTAGAAGAGATGTATGGTGCCACTTTAACGGCAGATGTGCAAAAAAAAGGCGAAGCCCAAGTCATTACGTTTCGAATGGATGTAGCCTCAGAGCAGTACTTGAAGGATTCCGTTTCGTTAGTTGAAGAGGCTTTAACGCTTTTACATCAACTCGTTTACCAGCCTGTTTTGGAGGATGGCGTGTTTGTTACCCAAACAGTGGAACAAGAAAAACGGTCGTTAAAGCAGCGAATTGCTTCGATTTATGATGATAAAATGCGCTATGCCAATGTCCGTATCACAGAAGAAATGTTCCAACATGAAGCCTATCGATTGCCGCCGTATGGAAGAGAAAAGGACTTGGACCAATTAAATTCGCAAACCTTATACGACGCGTATCAGTCAATGCTTGAACAAGATCGATTTGACTTGTATGTTATTGGCTCATTTCAAGAAGAAGAAGTGAAACAAACTGTAAGCCGAGTGTTTACTGAGCAGCATAAAGCGGTAAATACGGTTAAGCCTACAAAAGCAGACAAAGAGATCGAACAGGTTCACATCGTTCATGATGAACAGCAAGTGAAGCAAGGTAAGCTTCATTTAGGTTATAGAACCCACTCTACCTTTTCGGATGATGACTATGAAGCAGCTCGAGTTGGAAATGCATTATTTGGAGGATTTCCTTCTTCCAAACTGTTTATAAATGTTCGTGAGAAAGAAAGTCTGGCCTATTATGCAGCTTCGCAAATTGAGAGCCATAAAGGTGTATTAATGGTGATGTCAGGTATTGAATTTGACAAGTATGATCGTGCAGTTGAAATCATTCAGGAACAAGAAAAAGCAATGAAAAAGGGTGATTTCTCAGAAGCTGAAGTAGAGCAAGCAAAAGGCATGCTTCTTAATCAAGCGTTAGAAGCCTTAGATGCGCCGAGAGGAATTGCAGAACTATCTTATCATGAAATTGTCGCGAACCATCGTAAGTCCATTCAAGAGCGTATAGAGAACATTAAAACCGTCACGAAAGAGGATGTCGTGCGAGCTGTTTCCAAATGGGAGCTAGATACGATCTACTTTTTAAAAGGACAGGGGGAAAAAGCATGA
- a CDS encoding FtsK/SpoIIIE family DNA translocase, whose protein sequence is MAKRKKRKKTQWKSQLTFELIGLGLLVIALVTLARLGSVGEAFVRLFRLFLGEWFILLAIGFFITALYIMIKRKKPAIWNRQLSGMYTVVLALAIIAHVSLFRQLTIEGTLENGSVIQSTWALFWQELTTGQTEDLGGGMLGAIGYAVSHFLFDNAGTYLLCLMLIVVGAILISGRSLSDMLGKWYRRSYLFVTDFVKSTWSDITQWRNEAKEKMDDERRSKQARTKKKEEPLPEEETREKDRWDSKQEPEIVDFSQREQPKEETIADQRQQSAQEVSNDKEKDSKEMELLSTELVNEDVTNESYLLPDLDLLHTPVKPDQLTEKQQLTSNARKLEKTLESFGVKVRVTKVHLGPAVTKYEVNPSVGVKVSKIVNLADDLALALAAKDIRIEAPIPGKSAVGIEVPNQEVAIVSLKEVLSGSTDRQHEVLSVGLGRDISGEPVLAPLNKMPHLLVAGATGSGKSVCINGIITSILMKAKPHEVKMMMIDPKMVELNVYNGIPHLLTPVVTEPKKASQALKKVVAEMERRYDLFSHSGTRNMEGYNDYIKRQNELHDAKQPTLPYIVVIVDELADLMMVASGDVEDSIARLAQMARAAGIHMIIATQRPSVDVITGVIKANIPSRIAFGVSSQTDSRTILDGGGAEKLLGRGDMLYLPMGATKPTRIQGAFLSDEEVEKIVSYVVSQQKAQYVEEMEPTVVESKESAPEDDLYNDAVDLVIEVGTASVSMLQRRFRIGYTRAARIVDEMEARGVVGPYEGSKPREVLIGNRSDEEATS, encoded by the coding sequence ATGGCAAAGCGAAAGAAACGAAAAAAAACACAATGGAAATCTCAATTAACGTTCGAACTAATTGGATTAGGTCTGCTCGTCATCGCACTTGTAACACTCGCTCGTTTAGGAAGTGTAGGAGAAGCATTTGTACGATTGTTTCGCCTGTTCCTAGGGGAGTGGTTTATTTTACTTGCTATCGGTTTTTTCATAACAGCCCTTTACATTATGATTAAAAGGAAGAAGCCAGCCATTTGGAATCGACAATTGAGTGGCATGTATACAGTTGTACTCGCTCTAGCGATTATTGCGCACGTTAGCTTATTTCGACAGCTTACTATTGAAGGCACGCTTGAAAATGGTTCAGTTATTCAAAGCACATGGGCGTTGTTTTGGCAGGAGCTTACAACCGGACAAACAGAAGACTTAGGTGGCGGTATGCTCGGAGCGATTGGCTATGCAGTAAGCCATTTTTTGTTTGATAATGCTGGAACGTATTTGTTATGTCTGATGCTCATTGTGGTCGGGGCCATTTTAATTTCTGGGCGTTCCTTAAGCGATATGCTAGGTAAGTGGTATCGTCGGAGCTATTTATTTGTAACAGATTTTGTGAAATCAACTTGGTCTGACATTACTCAATGGAGAAATGAAGCGAAAGAAAAAATGGATGATGAAAGACGTAGTAAACAAGCGCGTACGAAGAAAAAAGAGGAGCCTCTACCAGAAGAAGAAACACGAGAAAAAGATCGTTGGGATAGCAAGCAGGAACCTGAAATTGTTGATTTCTCACAAAGAGAGCAGCCTAAAGAAGAGACGATAGCTGATCAACGTCAGCAGTCTGCTCAAGAGGTGTCGAACGACAAAGAGAAAGACTCTAAAGAAATGGAGTTACTTTCAACGGAACTGGTAAATGAAGATGTGACAAATGAGTCTTATTTATTGCCGGATCTTGATTTATTACATACGCCAGTTAAGCCTGATCAGCTTACAGAAAAGCAACAATTAACATCGAATGCGCGGAAGCTTGAAAAAACGTTAGAAAGTTTCGGAGTGAAAGTTCGAGTGACAAAAGTTCACTTAGGCCCAGCTGTTACGAAATATGAAGTTAATCCAAGTGTCGGAGTGAAAGTAAGCAAAATTGTTAATTTAGCAGACGACTTAGCATTAGCACTAGCAGCAAAAGATATTCGTATTGAAGCTCCAATACCAGGAAAATCTGCTGTTGGAATTGAAGTGCCAAACCAAGAAGTGGCGATTGTATCGCTAAAAGAAGTATTAAGTGGCTCGACAGATAGACAGCATGAAGTCCTTTCAGTTGGCCTAGGCCGAGATATTTCAGGTGAACCGGTTTTGGCACCGTTAAATAAGATGCCGCATCTCCTTGTTGCTGGTGCAACTGGAAGTGGAAAAAGTGTATGCATCAATGGCATTATTACTAGTATATTAATGAAAGCAAAACCTCATGAAGTCAAAATGATGATGATAGACCCTAAAATGGTTGAACTGAATGTATACAATGGCATTCCTCACTTGTTAACACCCGTTGTTACGGAACCAAAGAAGGCATCTCAAGCACTAAAAAAAGTCGTTGCGGAAATGGAGCGACGTTATGATTTGTTTTCACATTCAGGAACGCGTAATATGGAAGGCTACAATGACTATATTAAGCGTCAAAATGAACTACATGATGCGAAACAACCGACATTGCCCTATATTGTCGTCATTGTTGATGAACTTGCTGACTTAATGATGGTTGCATCTGGGGACGTTGAAGACTCAATCGCAAGACTCGCTCAGATGGCTAGGGCAGCAGGTATTCACATGATCATTGCTACGCAACGTCCGTCTGTTGATGTCATTACAGGAGTAATAAAAGCAAATATACCTTCAAGAATTGCGTTCGGCGTTTCCTCGCAAACCGATTCTCGAACGATTTTGGATGGTGGAGGAGCGGAGAAGCTTCTTGGTCGAGGAGATATGTTGTACTTGCCGATGGGAGCAACAAAGCCAACAAGAATTCAAGGTGCGTTTCTTTCTGACGAAGAAGTAGAGAAAATTGTTTCATACGTTGTTTCGCAACAAAAAGCCCAGTATGTAGAAGAAATGGAACCAACGGTAGTTGAATCAAAAGAAAGTGCGCCAGAGGATGATCTTTATAACGATGCGGTGGACCTTGTTATTGAAGTCGGCACGGCATCGGTTTCTATGCTTCAGCGACGTTTCCGTATTGGGTATACGAGGGCTGCACGAATAGTTGATGAAATGGAAGCAAGAGGCGTTGTTGGACCATATGAGGGTAGTAAGCCGCGAGAAGTACTTATAGGGAATAGATCCGATGAAGAGGCGACATCCTAA
- a CDS encoding YlzJ-like family protein, with product MILYTTVPLEQLYPTDQSDFQKQLTIPCEAGSLMVEQQGDGDYRIIRLLSSDPHAYLNPAYEPGTILSSTLRY from the coding sequence ATGATTTTATACACAACGGTTCCATTAGAACAACTTTATCCCACAGATCAAAGTGATTTTCAGAAGCAATTAACCATACCGTGTGAAGCAGGCTCGTTAATGGTGGAGCAACAAGGGGATGGTGACTATCGCATCATTCGTTTGCTTTCAAGTGACCCACACGCTTACTTAAATCCTGCCTATGAGCCTGGTACAATTTTATCCAGTACGTTACGCTATTAA
- a CDS encoding ClpP family protease — MADEQQPAPDTAKPKEEKGSLVEKIQALGQTGVPDMGLTNIHCMTVIGQIEGHMQLPPQNKTTKYEHMIPQLVAVEQNPKIEGLLIILNTVGGDVEAGLALSEMIASLSKPTVTLVLGGGHSIGVPIATAANYSYIAETATMTIHPVRLTGLVIGVPQTFEYLDKMQDRVINFVTNHSSITEEKFKELMFSKGNLTRDIGTNVIGTDAVEYGLINEVGGIGQAIKKLNELIDEQKSSEVVQ; from the coding sequence ATGGCAGACGAACAGCAACCAGCACCAGATACGGCAAAACCAAAAGAGGAAAAAGGTTCATTGGTGGAGAAAATACAAGCGTTAGGTCAGACTGGTGTGCCGGATATGGGGCTAACAAATATCCATTGTATGACTGTCATTGGTCAAATTGAAGGCCATATGCAGCTACCACCGCAAAATAAAACGACAAAGTATGAGCATATGATTCCTCAATTAGTAGCAGTTGAACAAAACCCCAAAATTGAAGGATTGCTCATCATTTTAAACACTGTTGGTGGTGATGTGGAAGCGGGGCTTGCCCTTTCAGAAATGATCGCTTCTCTTTCAAAGCCTACAGTTACTCTCGTTCTTGGTGGTGGTCATTCAATAGGTGTGCCAATCGCCACCGCCGCAAACTATTCGTATATTGCCGAAACAGCGACAATGACGATACACCCAGTTCGCTTAACAGGTCTCGTCATTGGGGTTCCGCAGACATTTGAATATTTAGATAAGATGCAAGATCGCGTGATTAATTTTGTGACAAACCACTCTTCAATAACGGAAGAGAAATTTAAAGAATTAATGTTCTCCAAAGGAAATTTAACAAGAGATATTGGTACGAATGTCATTGGAACCGATGCGGTTGAATATGGATTGATTAATGAAGTTGGTGGGATTGGGCAAGCAATAAAGAAGTTGAACGAGCTCATAGATGAACAAAAGTCATCAGAGGTCGTACAATGA
- a CDS encoding ribonuclease J, whose protein sequence is MSKQEIENGKVRVFALGGVGEIGKNMYGIEVDEDIIVVDAGLMFPDDDMLGVDIVIPDVSYLVENEERVKGIILTHGHEDHIGGLSYVLKKINVPVYGTKLTLGLVEEKLKEAGILKETTLRLIDSNSRVKLGKTPVSFFRTSHSIPDCVGVCVETTQGAVVHTGDFKFDQTPVDGKHAEIGKMAAIGQKGVLCLLSDSTNAERPGTTKSEAEVGIGIKDVFARTSGRLIVTSFASNVHRLQQVIQATAAANRKLSIVGKSMVRVITIASKLGYLKMPKDLVIDIDEVNRYKPEQVVILTTGSQGEPMSALTRMARGAHRHITITDNDTVIIAASAIPGNEKSVSSVIDQLHRIGADVVYGSQAVHASGHGSQEELKLMLNLMKPKYFLPIHGEIRMQHAHRDLGINVGIKPERIYIVEKGEVVEFSNNQARRAGKVPSGHVLIDGLGVGDVGNIVLRDRRLLSKDGILVVVVTLNKKTSTIVSGPNIISRGFVYVRESEALLEQSNELVSSILQKCVTENVSEWSSLKSNIREGLSRFLFEKTKRRPMILPIIMEV, encoded by the coding sequence TTGTCTAAGCAAGAAATAGAAAACGGAAAAGTCCGAGTGTTTGCCCTCGGAGGCGTAGGAGAAATTGGAAAAAATATGTATGGAATTGAAGTCGATGAAGACATCATTGTTGTCGATGCTGGATTAATGTTCCCTGACGACGACATGCTCGGTGTTGATATCGTCATTCCAGACGTTTCGTACTTAGTAGAAAACGAAGAGCGAGTAAAAGGAATTATTCTAACACATGGCCATGAAGACCATATTGGTGGATTGTCTTATGTGTTAAAGAAAATAAATGTACCTGTTTATGGAACAAAATTAACTCTTGGCTTAGTTGAAGAAAAGCTTAAAGAAGCAGGGATTTTAAAAGAAACGACCCTTCGCTTAATTGATTCTAATTCAAGAGTGAAATTAGGGAAAACGCCTGTATCATTTTTCCGTACAAGCCATAGTATCCCTGATTGTGTCGGGGTATGTGTTGAAACAACTCAAGGTGCAGTGGTTCACACTGGAGATTTTAAGTTTGACCAAACGCCGGTTGATGGGAAACATGCTGAAATTGGTAAAATGGCGGCAATTGGACAAAAAGGTGTACTCTGCTTACTTTCAGATTCAACGAACGCAGAACGGCCAGGAACGACGAAATCCGAAGCGGAAGTCGGTATAGGTATTAAAGATGTATTTGCACGAACATCAGGACGTTTGATTGTTACCTCTTTCGCTTCAAATGTGCACCGCTTACAGCAAGTGATACAAGCGACAGCTGCTGCGAACCGCAAATTGTCCATTGTTGGAAAGAGTATGGTTCGTGTCATTACCATTGCTTCTAAGTTAGGTTACTTAAAAATGCCTAAGGATTTGGTCATCGATATTGATGAAGTCAATCGATATAAGCCAGAGCAAGTTGTTATTTTAACAACGGGTAGTCAAGGTGAACCAATGTCTGCTTTGACACGGATGGCAAGAGGCGCTCACCGCCACATTACCATAACAGATAATGACACGGTCATTATTGCAGCATCTGCTATTCCAGGAAATGAAAAAAGCGTTTCGTCTGTTATCGATCAACTTCATCGCATTGGTGCTGATGTTGTTTATGGTTCGCAGGCTGTACACGCTTCAGGTCATGGTTCTCAAGAAGAATTAAAGCTAATGCTCAATTTAATGAAGCCGAAATATTTCTTGCCTATTCACGGAGAGATTCGCATGCAGCACGCTCACCGAGACTTAGGAATAAACGTCGGTATAAAGCCGGAGCGTATTTATATTGTGGAAAAAGGTGAAGTTGTCGAGTTTTCAAACAATCAAGCTCGCCGCGCAGGGAAAGTTCCTTCGGGACATGTGCTCATTGATGGTCTTGGTGTTGGCGACGTTGGTAATATTGTTTTAAGAGATCGACGCTTGCTTTCAAAAGATGGTATTCTCGTTGTTGTTGTCACGTTAAATAAAAAGACGAGTACGATTGTGTCTGGTCCAAATATCATTTCTCGTGGTTTTGTTTATGTGCGTGAATCGGAAGCGTTGCTTGAGCAGTCTAACGAACTCGTGTCGTCTATTCTACAAAAGTGTGTGACGGAAAATGTGAGCGAATGGTCTAGTTTAAAGAGTAACATTCGCGAAGGGCTAAGCCGCTTTTTGTTTGAAAAAACAAAGCGCCGTCCGATGATCTTACCAATTATTATGGAAGTATAA
- the dapA gene encoding 4-hydroxy-tetrahydrodipicolinate synthase, which produces MVTPFHENGSIDFKACESLMDHLIATGTDVLVVAGTTGESPFLTQEACEQLFRFCVKYVNGRVPIVAGTGTNSTKSTVERSLMAEEAGVDAIMLVTPYYNKPSQDGLYAHFQHVASKTSLPIMLYNVPGRTGCNLEAETAIRLSAIESIVAIKEASGNLDQIAAIIEGTPDSFAVYSGDDGLTLPVLAIGGDGIVSVASHVLGQEMKQMVNAFLAGNKKDAAKAHRQLLPAMKTMFLAPNPTCVKYALNQIGVHVGDVQLPLIPLNALEKKQVDHVLASLSTVKK; this is translated from the coding sequence ATGGTAACACCGTTTCATGAGAATGGATCAATCGATTTTAAAGCTTGTGAATCATTAATGGATCATTTAATAGCCACCGGTACAGATGTGCTTGTGGTTGCAGGTACGACTGGTGAGTCGCCGTTTTTAACGCAAGAAGCATGTGAGCAGCTATTTCGTTTTTGTGTTAAGTATGTAAATGGTAGAGTGCCAATCGTTGCTGGTACAGGAACTAATTCCACAAAATCAACAGTTGAACGATCGCTTATGGCTGAGGAAGCAGGTGTAGATGCGATTATGCTTGTAACACCTTACTATAATAAGCCGTCACAAGATGGGTTATATGCTCATTTTCAACATGTCGCTTCGAAAACCTCGCTACCGATTATGCTTTACAATGTTCCAGGCCGCACAGGGTGTAATTTAGAAGCTGAAACAGCGATTCGGTTATCTGCCATTGAATCAATCGTTGCTATTAAAGAAGCGAGTGGGAATTTGGATCAAATAGCGGCTATCATTGAAGGAACGCCAGACTCATTTGCAGTATATAGCGGTGATGATGGGTTAACATTACCCGTCTTAGCGATTGGTGGAGACGGGATTGTGTCTGTTGCTTCCCACGTGCTCGGACAGGAAATGAAACAAATGGTTAACGCATTTCTTGCAGGAAATAAAAAAGATGCCGCAAAGGCTCATAGACAATTACTGCCAGCGATGAAAACCATGTTTTTAGCACCAAATCCTACCTGTGTAAAGTACGCTTTAAATCAGATAGGTGTACACGTTGGTGATGTACAGCTGCCGTTAATTCCACTAAATGCTCTCGAGAAGAAGCAAGTGGATCACGTATTGGCTTCCTTATCAACTGTAAAAAAATAA
- the dapG gene encoding aspartate kinase → MKIIVQKFGGTSVKSKESRDLAIKHVQNAVNEGYKVVVVVSAMGRSGDPYATDTLLSLVHKAHISKREQDMLVSCGETISAVVFSEQLNAHGVQAEAMTGAKAGFVTNEEFQNAKIREMKCDHLLKTLESSDVVVVTGFQGQSKSGETTTLGRGGSDTSATAIGAAVQADYVDIFTDVEGVMTADPRIVKDARALESMSYNEICNMAYQGAKVIHPRAVEIAMQAKIPIRVRSTYSDSEGTLVNSGVLNHGMDIHERMITGIAHVSNVTQIKVSAKEGQFDLQENVFKSMAKAGISVDFINISPSGVMYTVLDEAADDALRILTELGYKPQLQRGCAKVSAVGAGMTGVPGVAARIVSALSGENIQILQSADSHTTIWVLVKNEDMSKAVNALHKMFQLNEVIT, encoded by the coding sequence ATGAAGATAATTGTACAAAAATTCGGTGGCACATCAGTGAAATCAAAAGAATCAAGAGATCTTGCAATTAAACACGTTCAAAATGCAGTAAATGAGGGCTACAAAGTCGTTGTCGTAGTATCAGCAATGGGACGAAGCGGTGACCCTTATGCGACGGATACATTGCTTTCATTAGTTCATAAAGCGCACATTTCCAAGCGTGAGCAAGATATGCTCGTTTCGTGTGGCGAAACGATTTCTGCGGTTGTGTTTTCAGAGCAACTAAACGCTCACGGAGTTCAGGCAGAAGCAATGACGGGCGCAAAGGCTGGTTTTGTAACAAATGAAGAGTTCCAAAATGCAAAAATAAGAGAAATGAAATGTGACCACTTATTAAAAACATTAGAGTCGTCTGACGTTGTGGTGGTAACAGGTTTTCAAGGCCAGTCTAAGAGTGGTGAAACGACGACACTTGGCCGTGGAGGTAGTGATACATCAGCGACGGCAATAGGTGCTGCAGTCCAAGCCGATTACGTTGATATTTTTACCGATGTAGAAGGGGTTATGACAGCTGACCCTCGTATCGTTAAAGACGCCCGGGCGCTTGAGTCAATGTCATACAATGAAATTTGTAATATGGCGTATCAAGGCGCAAAAGTAATACATCCACGGGCGGTGGAAATTGCGATGCAGGCGAAAATTCCGATTCGAGTTCGGTCTACGTATTCTGATTCAGAAGGAACGTTAGTTAATTCAGGGGTTTTAAATCATGGAATGGACATTCATGAGCGAATGATTACAGGTATTGCTCATGTGTCTAATGTAACGCAAATTAAAGTCTCCGCTAAAGAGGGACAATTTGATTTACAAGAGAACGTGTTTAAATCAATGGCGAAAGCTGGAATTAGTGTTGATTTTATAAATATAAGTCCTAGTGGAGTTATGTATACGGTTTTAGACGAAGCGGCTGATGATGCTTTACGAATTTTAACAGAGTTAGGCTACAAGCCACAGCTTCAGCGAGGATGCGCAAAAGTATCAGCTGTTGGAGCAGGAATGACGGGTGTGCCTGGCGTTGCTGCGCGTATTGTCTCAGCTTTAAGCGGAGAAAATATTCAAATCTTACAATCCGCTGACTCGCACACGACCATCTGGGTTCTCGTAAAAAATGAAGACATGAGCAAAGCAGTAAATGCTCTTCACAAAATGTTTCAGCTTAATGAAGTCATCACGTAA
- the asd gene encoding aspartate-semialdehyde dehydrogenase, with amino-acid sequence MTNKSYQLAVVGATGAVGQQMLKTLEERDFPISTLKLLSSKRSAGKTITFRGQPYTVEEATPESFEGIDIALFSAGGSVSKALIPEAVKRGVVCVDNTSAFRMDKDVPLVVPEVNEQDLQAHQGVIANPNCSTIQMVVALEPIRQAYGLNKVVVSTYQAVSGAGLEAVEEMEAQTKAVLAGEEASASVLPVSGDKNHYQIAFNAIPQIDLFQENGFTFEEMKMINETKKIMHLPSLEVAATCVRLPIETGHSESVYFETEKSGASATEVKALLSDAPGVTLQDDPTNQVYPMVTTAVGKPDVFVGRIRKDLDRDNGFHAWIVSDNLLKGAAWNSVQIAESLIKLNLIKKQA; translated from the coding sequence ATGACGAACAAATCCTATCAATTAGCCGTTGTCGGTGCTACAGGTGCGGTTGGGCAACAAATGTTAAAAACACTGGAAGAGCGCGATTTTCCAATTTCCACTCTTAAACTATTATCTTCAAAACGATCAGCTGGTAAGACGATTACGTTTCGCGGTCAGCCATATACAGTTGAGGAAGCAACACCAGAATCATTTGAAGGGATCGATATTGCACTTTTTTCTGCTGGCGGTTCTGTTTCAAAAGCGTTAATTCCAGAAGCGGTAAAACGCGGTGTTGTTTGTGTGGATAATACAAGTGCGTTTCGTATGGATAAAGATGTACCACTTGTCGTTCCAGAAGTTAACGAACAAGATTTACAAGCGCACCAAGGAGTTATTGCAAATCCAAACTGTTCAACCATTCAAATGGTTGTTGCCCTTGAACCTATTCGCCAAGCGTATGGTTTAAATAAGGTAGTCGTTTCAACATACCAAGCTGTTTCAGGTGCTGGTCTTGAAGCGGTAGAAGAGATGGAAGCCCAAACAAAAGCGGTACTTGCAGGAGAAGAAGCCTCTGCATCGGTATTGCCAGTTTCAGGTGATAAGAATCATTATCAAATTGCCTTTAATGCTATTCCACAAATTGATTTGTTTCAAGAGAATGGATTTACCTTTGAAGAAATGAAAATGATAAATGAAACAAAGAAAATTATGCATTTACCTTCTCTTGAGGTAGCAGCGACGTGTGTGCGATTGCCAATTGAAACAGGTCACTCAGAGTCTGTTTATTTCGAAACAGAGAAAAGTGGTGCCTCCGCAACAGAAGTAAAAGCACTATTAAGCGACGCTCCTGGTGTAACGTTGCAAGATGATCCGACTAATCAAGTCTATCCAATGGTCACAACAGCGGTAGGAAAGCCGGATGTATTTGTTGGCCGTATTCGCAAAGACTTAGATCGCGATAACGGTTTTCATGCATGGATCGTATCTGACAATCTATTAAAAGGTGCTGCATGGAATTCTGTTCAAATTGCGGAAAGTCTTATTAAACTGAATCTGATTAAAAAGCAGGCATAA
- the dpaB gene encoding dipicolinate synthase subunit B yields MLKGKHIGFGLTGSHCTYEAVYPQIEKLVQLGAKVSPFLTYTVEHTDTKFGDSEDWMKRLKSITQEPFVNSMVKAEPFGPKTPLDLMIIAPITGNSISKFANAMTDSPVLMGAKSTLRNGKPVLLGISTNDGLGLNGVNIMRLMATKNIFFIPYGQDDYKKKPNSLVADMNQLVPAAEAALSYTQLQPVLTT; encoded by the coding sequence ATGTTAAAAGGTAAACATATCGGATTTGGTTTAACAGGCTCCCACTGCACATATGAAGCTGTGTATCCTCAAATTGAAAAACTCGTCCAGTTAGGAGCAAAAGTATCCCCTTTTTTAACATATACAGTTGAGCATACAGATACGAAATTTGGTGATAGTGAAGATTGGATGAAACGGTTAAAAAGCATTACACAAGAACCATTTGTCAACTCCATGGTAAAGGCGGAGCCGTTTGGACCGAAAACACCGTTAGACTTGATGATTATTGCACCTATTACAGGTAATTCAATCTCAAAATTTGCAAATGCTATGACCGATAGTCCTGTTTTAATGGGTGCCAAATCTACACTACGTAATGGTAAGCCGGTATTATTAGGAATTTCGACTAATGATGGTCTTGGTTTAAATGGAGTGAACATCATGAGGCTGATGGCAACGAAAAATATTTTCTTTATCCCTTATGGTCAGGACGACTATAAAAAGAAGCCCAATTCGCTCGTAGCAGACATGAATCAGCTTGTCCCAGCGGCAGAAGCGGCGCTTTCTTATACTCAACTTCAGCCCGTTCTGACGACGTAA